A part of Aspergillus oryzae RIB40 DNA, chromosome 7 genomic DNA contains:
- a CDS encoding Zn(II)2Cys6 transcription factor (predicted protein) has product MRASLSCQWCRKSKIKCRHKGAPPCQACASNPFRECVLSLPGKKAAPGPCSALGRVGQVSRVIKGTGLSSGVRREVLGGALVPSPGANVIQNESSSADVPCVLPTTEVPDSGIAPNNSEYPLADVARETVISAVEIFQQRFAMFSFLHGPTLLSLIYGGHPLDLRFCGILAVCARFIPQLIRRHGSPPSASEHFASYLRSKITCQAATGHDIAVAQALLLLSFHDWGSAKGGQAWAYIGKTQLLKGLSGPRATPFPDVLFRAM; this is encoded by the coding sequence ATGAGAGCGAGCTTGTCTTGCCAATGGTGTCGCAAATCGAAAATTAAATGCCGACACAAGGGGGCACCCCCTTGCCAGGCTTGTGCTTCGAATCCATTCCGCGAATGCGTCTTGAGTCTACCTGGGAAGAAAGCTGCTCCTGGTCCTTGTTCGGCCTTGGGCCGAGTAGGACAGGTCTCACGAGTTATCAAAGGTACTGGTCTGAGCTCTGGGGTACGGAGAGAAGTTCTAGGAGGAGCCCTAGTACCTTCGCCAGGCGCCAACGTCATCCAAAACGAAAGCTCCTCCGCCGACGTGCCCTGCGTATTGCCAACGACGGAAGTTCCCGACTCTGGTATCGCGCCGAATAATAGTGAATATCCGCTGGCAGATGTGGCCCGGGAGACCGTCATATCTGCGGTCGAGATCTTTCAGCAGCGCTTCGCGATGTTCAGCTTCTTACACGGCCCCACCTTACTGTCATTGATCTACGGAGGACATCCGCTGGATCTCCGATTCTGTGGCATTCTGGCAGTATGCGCACGATTCATTCCACAGCTGATACGCCGCCATGGCAGTCCTCCGTCCGCGTCTGAGCATTTTGCCTCGTATCTACGATCCAAGATCACTTGCCAGGCAGCCACTGGACATGATATTGCCGTAGCACAGgctctgttgttgctgagcTTCCATGATTGGGGGTCTGCCAAAGGAGGCCAGGCATGGGCATATATTGGTAAGACCCAACTGCTTAAGGGGCTGAGTGGACCCCGCGCGACACCCTTCCCGGACGTTCTGTTTCGGGCTATGTGA
- a CDS encoding fungal specific transcription factor domain-containing protein (predicted protein) — translation MPLPITDVDFAFGVCRMDDPKHLEVLDLEHSDPPEMQRLTGSGSEIDFALVIQGFNIWSEVSRWVSNARNQAGSTSLTESPETINSFWTRSLRALEDWRAIQPPQFHYSLAGSHLQAFISRKQGERYCLVNLIYFLTTIFLYRECVPLLHRDAQETASSETAFSREAVFVNWPKDSANRLSESALSTIRMMDELTSQGLNLHVPFTCYCVFNAVTILSYIRRWPATNLQSESALESFNWGFEWLSKASQIWEVAAVWKSTLTKLESSYNYPHAESRNFPRSEAEIESLSDLAIPAVGQELNRRSCRPGIDQNTESSFSIAARPDTAVLDDISRWGPSASYSDLPWLSIDGIPLDYELMVDALVDFPHGRTAY, via the coding sequence ATGCCGCTCCCAATAACTGACGTGGATTTCGCCTTCGGTGTCTGTCGTATGGATGATCCGAAGCATTTAGAAGTGCTTGATCTCGAACATTCAGATCCCCCGGAGATGCAAAGATTAACAGGTAGCGGCAGCGAGATAGATTTTGCACTCGTCATACAGGGCTTCAACATATGGTCCGAAGTTTCACGGTGGGTTTCTAATGCCAGAAACCAGGCCGGGTCAACATCCTTGACGGAGAGCCCTGAGACTATTAATTCTTTCTGGACTCGGAGCCTCCGGGCACTTGAAGATTGGCGAGCGATTCAACCTCCACAGTTCCACTATTCACTTGCGGGCTCACACTTGCAGGCATTCATATCTCGCAAACAGGGAGAAAGATATTGTTTGGTGAACTTGATCTACTTCTTGACCACGATCTTTTTGTATCGGGAATGTGTTCCTCTTTTGCATCGCGACGCGCAGGAAACGGCCAGTTCTGAGACAGCGTTCTCACGTGAGGCTGTCTTTGTCAACTGGCCGAAGGACAGCGCTAATCGCTTATCCGAGAGTGCGTTATCAACCATTCGGATGATGGATGAGCTCACCAGTCAAGGGCTCAATTTGCACGTGCCCTTCACTTGTTACTGCGTGTTCAACGCTGTCACCATTCTTTCGTACATTAGAAGATGGCCAGCGACGAATCTCCAAAGCGAAAGCGCTTTGGAATCCTTCAATTGGGGCTTTGAGTGGCTGTCCAAAGCTAGCCAAATATGGGAGGTTGCAGCAGTGTGGAAGTCGACGTTGACGAAGCTTGAATCGTCCTATAATTACCCCCACGCCGAATCTCGGAATTTCCCGCGGTCAGAGGCTGAGATCGAGTCTCTGTCGGATCTAGCTATTCCAGCCGTCGGGCAGGAACTCAATAGACGGTCATGCCGGCCTGGGATCGATCAGAATACGGAATCCAGTTTCAGTATTGCTGCACGACCCGATACTGCGGTCTTGGATGACATATCGAGATGGGGTCCTTCCGCATCATACTCAGACCTACCATGGCTATCAATTGATGGCATTCCTCTGGACTATGAGTTGATGGTGGATGCGCTGGTCGATTTCCCTCATGGGCGAACGGCTTATTAG
- a CDS encoding questin oxidase family protein (predicted protein) — translation MATSTKICLTPANSGVFSTPGLSWASARKSLVEIMDEMRTNQAIRDAAIHGDTDVFENGILSRASEEVIKYCSQWSVSEDQIDDKLVEMINTAIYWTATAQNPQKELKLDFFFIHAVNLSIFFKAFMDLPYLSRANKARLLEMKGRMDLLIWASRKMPDPQPNDICTYPIRQGWPEVFAKSYLHPSDDGHLAKFVRTVAMAEELCRPYEAAGKRLPVSGDMWLQIGNIGETSVLICLNPSNTHLLAVDSVGVIFKDLWVRGSGFPESWEKFRPRK, via the exons ATGGCGACTTCGACGAAAATTTGCTTAACACCGGCCAATTCGGGTGTGTTCAGCACCCCGGGGCTCAGCTGGGCCTCGGCGCGCAAA AGTCTGGTGGAGATCATGGATGAGATGCGCACCAACCAGGCCATTCGAGATGCTGCTATCCACGGGGACACCGATGTCTTCGAGAATGGCATCTTGTCGCGGGCCAGCGAGGAGGTCATCAAATACTGCAGCCAATGGTCCGTGTCTGAAGACCAAATCGACGACAAACTGGTGGAGATGATCAACACAGCCA TCTACTGGACGGCGACCGctcaaaacccccaaaagGAGTTGAAgctcgacttcttctttATCCACGCCGTGAACCTGTCTATCTTTTTCAAAGCGTTCATGGATCTGCCCTATTTGAGTCGCGCCAACAAGGCGCGCCTTCTGGAGATGAAAGGCCGCATGGATTTGTTGATCTGGGCCTCACGCAAGATGCCCGACCCACAACCTAACGACATCTGCACCTATCCGATCCGCCAGGGATGGCCGGAAGTATTCGCCAAGAGTTACCTCCATCCCTCAGACGATGGACACCTGGCCAAATTCGTTCGGACAGTCGCcatggcggaggagctgtGCCGGCCGTATGAGGCCGCCGGCAAGAGGCTTCCCGTCAGCGGCGATATGTGGCTACAGATCGGGAATATCGGTGAGACTAGTGTCCTAATTTGTCTGAACCCGTCTAACACACATCTCTTAGCTGTGGATTCCGTCGGTGTGATCTTCAAGGATCTCTGGGTCCGAGGATCCGGATTTCCCGAGTCCTGGGAGAAGTTTAGGCCTCGGAAGTAG